One window of Dysidea avara chromosome 11, odDysAvar1.4, whole genome shotgun sequence genomic DNA carries:
- the LOC136238135 gene encoding uncharacterized protein isoform X1, translated as MHWYRADDSGDTGKDLLQGRHLMTQLKEELRNKTGITKYPSLTLQWECVTEGTTRSSKLEASYTIREEGEVHKQRTAVKVVITQGDTDKKKLEDKINLLQ; from the exons ATGCACTGGTATAGAGCAGATGACTCAGGAGACACTGGCAAAGACCTGCTTCAAggcaggcatctgatgacacagCTGAAAGAGGAGCTAAGGAACAAGACGGGTATCACCAAATATCCAAGCTTAACCTTGCAGT gGGAATGTGTCACTGAAGGAACAACTAGAAGTAGCAAGTTAGAAGCCA GCTACACTATACGTGAGGAGGGAGAGGTGCACAAACAACGGACAGCAGTAAAAGTGGTCATCACACAAGGGGACACAGATAAGAAG AAACTAGAAGACAAGATCAATCTGCTACAATAA
- the LOC136238135 gene encoding uncharacterized protein isoform X2, protein MHWYRADDSGDTGKDLLQGRHLMTQLKEELRNKTGECVTEGTTRSSKLEASYTIREEGEVHKQRTAVKVVITQGDTDKKKLEDKINLLQ, encoded by the exons ATGCACTGGTATAGAGCAGATGACTCAGGAGACACTGGCAAAGACCTGCTTCAAggcaggcatctgatgacacagCTGAAAGAGGAGCTAAGGAACAAGACGG gGGAATGTGTCACTGAAGGAACAACTAGAAGTAGCAAGTTAGAAGCCA GCTACACTATACGTGAGGAGGGAGAGGTGCACAAACAACGGACAGCAGTAAAAGTGGTCATCACACAAGGGGACACAGATAAGAAG AAACTAGAAGACAAGATCAATCTGCTACAATAA
- the LOC136238888 gene encoding alkylated DNA repair protein alkB homolog 8-like, which translates to MSDAKVVKKQKRSQLQLLSQEDKLNIQFLTTPSRIVCISNGGVAVGIPHYLLQHVLSLYNIKTLITPSGKQFAFALFDSESHSVKAVSTLNGHTIQELCNDKAFLTDSLLKGPPLCLYLSYIVEIPTEFTTEIRSPPILSPGLTLIPEYISTSEEQLLQNFFGFTVNRPHSDSGNSTASTVEAELKLRKVVHYGYEFNYTTNNVDPTKPLLGGLPEVCTPVIDRIMCNNLITAKPDQLTVNQYLPGQGIPPHIDTHSAFEDGIVSLTLGSHTVMDFKDQYDGRKISVLLPQRNLLVMSGESRYKWTHGITPRKLDIMSVKLAEDMKQSDHLKNEQILNLIENFIISDDNRSTVVERSVRTSLTFRKLRCYPCTCGYSLVCDSAV; encoded by the exons ATGTCTGATGCAAAGGTTGTAAAGAAACAGAAACGGTCTCAACTGCAGTTGTTAAGTCAAGAAGATAAACTCAACATTCAATTCCTTACAACGCCATCACGTATTGTGTGTATATCAAATGGTGGGGTTGCTGTAGGAATACCACACTATTTACTACAACATGTTTTGTCTCTTTACAACATCAAGACGTTGATAACACCATCAGGAAAGCAGTTTGCATTTGCTTTGTTTGACTCtgaaagtcactctgtaaaggcTGTATCTACACTAAATGGACATACCATTCAAGAATTGTGCAATGACAAAGCATTTTTAACTGATAGTCTATTAAAAGGACCACCATTGTGCTTGTATTTGTCATATATTGTAGAAATTCCAACTGAGTTTACTACTGAAATAAGATCTCCTCCTATCTTATCACCTGGGTTGACTTTGATTCCAGAATACATCAGCACATCTGAAGAACAGCTCTTACAAAATTTCTTTGGTTTCACAGTCAACAGACCACATAGTGATTCGGGTAATTCTACAGCTTCAACAGTGGAAGCAGAACTGAAGTTACGAAAGGTGGTGCATTATGGATACGAGTTTAACTACACCACAAACAATGTTGACCCAACTAAACCACTACTAGGGGGCCTGCCTGAAGTGTGTACTCCTGTCATTGATAGAATTATGTGTAATAATTTGATCACGGCTAAACCTGACCAGCTAACAGTTAACCAGTATCTTCCTGGCCAAG GTATCCCTCCACATATTGATACACATTCGGCATTTGAAGATGGTATTGTCTCCCTTACATTAGGATCCCAT ACTGTGATGGACTTCAAAGACCAGTATGATGGAAGAAAAATTTCTGTACTGTTGCCTCAAAGAAACTTATTGGTAATGAGTGGAGAATCAAGATACAAATGGACTCACGG AATAACGCCCAGAAAACTTGACATAATGAGTGTAAAGTTAGCAGAAGACATGAAACAATCCGATCATCTTAAGAATGAACAAATctt AAACTTGATTGAAAACTTTATTATTTCTGATGACAACAGAAGCACTGTTGTTGAAAGAAGTGTCCGAACATCACTTACATTTAGAAAGCTACGTTGTTATCCTTGTACGTGTG GTTATTCTCTTGTGTGTGATTCAGCTgtataa
- the LOC136239437 gene encoding uncharacterized protein, with translation MVCQHGGLTFVRHNDLRDITAGLLSRVCSDVATEPPLQPLSGEVITPKSANRQDDARADIHARGFWGRRQSAFLDVRVFHPNAPSYRNSSIPSVYRRHELQKKREYGERVREVEQASFTPLVFSTTGGMGGEALTFYRRLADMLSRHSSTSYSGTLAWIRCTLSFSLLRSATMCIRGTRSILHRSNNASPEMGHIAGPRDF, from the coding sequence ATGGTCTGTCAACATGGGGGCTTAACCTTTGTGCGACACAATGACTTGCGTGACATCACGGCAGGTTTATTGTCAAGGGTGTGTTCAGATGTTGCTACTGAGCCTCCCTTACAGCCCCTCAGTGGTGAAGTAATCACTCCCAAGTCTGCGAACCGACAGGATGATGCCAGGGCAGATATTCATGCACGTGGTTTCTGGGGACGGCGACAAAGTGCCTTTCTTGACGTAAGGGTGTTTCACCCAAATGCACCAAGTTACCGTAACTCCAGCATACCATCTGTATATCGCCGTCATGAATTACAGAAGAAGCGAGAGTATGGCGAACGTGTCCGGGAGGTGGAACAGGCTTCCTTTACCCCTTTAGTTTTTTCCACAACCGGTGGAATGGGAGGAGAAGCACTAACATTCTATCGTCGTCTGGCCGACATGCTTTCTCGCCACAGCTCAACATCTTATAGTGGCACTCTGGCGTGGATTCGCTGCACACTGTCTTTTTCATTGcttcgttctgctacaatgtgcatccggggaacaagatccatccttcatcgttccaacaatgcttccccggaaatgggccatattgctggccctagggacttttag